A segment of the Microbacterium luteolum genome:
GCCCACGGCGTGCGCGCCGGGGAGTTCGTCTACCTCGGCGGCCAGACGGCCATGGATGCCACCGGCGCGATCGTGCCCGGCGGGATCGTCGAGCAGTTCGCGCAGGCGTTCTCGAACGTCCTGACCACGCTGGATGCCGCCGGCGGGCGTCCCAGCGACCTCGTCGATGTCACTATCTACCTCACCGATGTCGAGGACTACCAGCGCAACGGCCGTGAGATCGGACGGGTCTGGCGCCAGCTGGCCGGCACCGAGTATCCGGCTATGGCCGGCATCGGCGTGACCAGGCTCTGGCAGGCGGAGGCACTGATCGAGATCCAGGGGGTCGCGCACATCGGCGACGAGGCGAACGGATGAGGCTTGCCACCGTGCGCCACGGCGACGGCACGCGCGCCGCCGTCGGCGACGACGCGGGCTGGGTCCTGCTCGAGGAGACGGACGCTCAGCGGCTGTTCTCTGCGCCGGACTGGCGAGAGCGCGCCGATGAGGCGCTGCGGGATCCCGCCAGATCGGCCGTCGAAGAGGGTGCCTTCGCCACCCCGGTGCCGCGTCCGGCGAAGATCTTCTGCTGCGGACTCAACTACCGCGACCACATCGTCGAGACCGGGCGCCCTGTCCCGGAGTTCCCGACACTCTTCGCCAAGTTCGCCGACACTCTCACCGGCCCGTTCGACGAGATCATCGTGCACGACACCGACCGCGTCGACTGGGAGGCCGAGCTCGCGGTCGTCATCGGGGCGGAGGTGCACCGCGCCGACCGGGAACAGGCCAGTGCGGCGATCCTCGGCTACGCGGTCGCGAACGACGTGTCGATGCGCGACTGGCAGCAGCGCACGCTGCAGTGGCTGCAGGGCAAGGCGTTCGACGCGACGAATCCGCTGGGTCCGTGGCTGGTGACGGCCGACGAGATCGAGCCGAAGGACGGTCTGCGCATCACCTGCGCGGTCAACGGCGTGATCATGCAGGACGGTGACACCGCGGAGCTCGTCTTCGATGCGGCGGATCTGGTCGCCTACGTCTCTCAGATCACCGTCCTGCGTCCCGGCGACATCGTGCTCACCGGCACGCCCGGCGGCGTCGCCCTCGGCATGGATGATCCGCGCTGGCTTCGTGACGGCGACGTCGTGACGACCGCGGTCGACGGCATCGGCGAGCTCCGCAACACCATCCGCTTCGAATAGTCGAGGGCGGAGCACCGGGGCGCCGGGACCGCGCCGTCGCCGCGTCCGTGGCCACCGGTAGTCTGGATCCATGGCAGCTTCGCGTCCTCCTTCCCGTGGCGGCGCCAAAGCGGGGAAGATCCCGCAGGTGTCGTGGCGCGAGCCGCATCCGGCACCGCTGGTCCTCGTTTCCGGTCCGGAGGAGATCTGCGCCGAGCGCGCGATCGCGGGCGTGCGCGACTACCTGCGTGCTGAGGATCCATCACTCGAGGTCAGCGACGTGCGGGCCGACGACTACGAACCCGGCACCCTGCTGTCGCTCACCTCGCCGTCCCTGTTCGGTGAGCCGCGGCTCGT
Coding sequences within it:
- a CDS encoding RidA family protein, which encodes MTRQIINPPALIKPSGFAHGVRAGEFVYLGGQTAMDATGAIVPGGIVEQFAQAFSNVLTTLDAAGGRPSDLVDVTIYLTDVEDYQRNGREIGRVWRQLAGTEYPAMAGIGVTRLWQAEALIEIQGVAHIGDEANG
- a CDS encoding fumarylacetoacetate hydrolase family protein, producing MRLATVRHGDGTRAAVGDDAGWVLLEETDAQRLFSAPDWRERADEALRDPARSAVEEGAFATPVPRPAKIFCCGLNYRDHIVETGRPVPEFPTLFAKFADTLTGPFDEIIVHDTDRVDWEAELAVVIGAEVHRADREQASAAILGYAVANDVSMRDWQQRTLQWLQGKAFDATNPLGPWLVTADEIEPKDGLRITCAVNGVIMQDGDTAELVFDAADLVAYVSQITVLRPGDIVLTGTPGGVALGMDDPRWLRDGDVVTTAVDGIGELRNTIRFE